CGGGACCGGCACTCAATGCGGCGAAACGCGCCGCGCGTCATCCGGCCCCTCGATCATCAAGAGGCGGCGGAAGCTCGTTGCCGTTCCGGCTATCGGTGATGCGGCGAAGTTCGGCTTCGGCCAGAACGATTGCACCCATGCGCCGCGCGGTATCGGACCATAGCGAAAGCGGGGCCAGCGGCTCGAAATGCTCGTCGCGCTCGATGAACAGGCCGAAGGGCAAGCGGACGCCCGCAATCTCGGTAAGCGAGAACACGCCCATTTCCGGGCATCCGAACCCCAAGTCGGCGAGGCCGAACAGCGTGTCTCCATCGTCGTAAAGCTCGGTGGCGATCCACGTCGCCGCGCCGACCGGATTGAAGAATTTGACCACCGGGAACGGGTC
This DNA window, taken from Sphingopyxis sp. PAMC25046, encodes the following:
- a CDS encoding DUF2958 domain-containing protein; translation: MITLPHAILSALRANARASRLHEQRDERFDPFPVVKFFNPVGAATWIATELYDDGDTLFGLADLGFGCPEMGVFSLTEIAGVRLPFGLFIERDEHFEPLAPLSLWSDTARRMGAIVLAEAELRRITDSRNGNELPPPLDDRGAG